One genomic segment of Gimesia sp. includes these proteins:
- a CDS encoding helix-turn-helix transcriptional regulator, translated as MAKRKDILKRFGERVRELRKEQGYSQENFAYACELDRTYVGGIERGERNVALRNIERIADTLGISVAELMDGV; from the coding sequence ATGGCAAAACGCAAAGACATTTTGAAGCGATTCGGCGAACGGGTGCGGGAACTCCGCAAGGAACAGGGCTATTCCCAGGAGAATTTTGCCTATGCCTGCGAGCTGGACCGGACCTACGTGGGTGGGATTGAGCGGGGCGAACGGAACGTCGCCCTGCGGAACATTGAGCGGATTGCCGATACGCTGGGAATCAGCGTGGCTGAGCTGATGGACGGGGTCTGA